Proteins encoded in a region of the Flavobacterium sp. MDT1-60 genome:
- a CDS encoding cell division protein ZapA: MDGKLRIKISIADRVYPLTVEPAQEEGLRSASKKIDAMIKQFEESYAVRDKQDVLAMCALQFASQVEQKQIDNAIDGEETIERIKRLNSLLDQYLEN; this comes from the coding sequence ATGGACGGAAAGCTTAGAATTAAAATATCAATTGCAGACCGCGTTTATCCGTTAACGGTTGAACCCGCTCAGGAAGAAGGACTTAGAAGTGCTTCAAAGAAAATTGATGCTATGATTAAGCAATTCGAAGAAAGTTACGCGGTTCGTGACAAACAAGATGTATTGGCTATGTGTGCATTGCAATTTGCGTCACAGGTTGAACAAAAACAAATTGATAACGCAATTGATGGTGAAGAAACCATCGAAAGAATTAAAAGATTAAATTCGCTATTAGATCAATATCTCGAAAATTAA
- a CDS encoding M23 family metallopeptidase produces MRFSVLTLLFCQFIFAQAQYPKDYFAPPLDIPMQLSGNFGELRPNHFHAGFDLKTSQREGLNVYAVADGYVSRIKISTFGNGKCIYITHPNGFTSVYGHLQTTIGAIQDYVLQTHYKEKAFEIEMFPKPGELPVTKGQLIALSGNTGSSEGPHLHFEIRDTKSEFVINPMFFGFDKNIKDTKKPTILSLYVYPMDNTTVNQSKQPLLLNLSLQKDGTYLASKVKANGKIGFGINTVDFDDVSGNKNGVFNVSTFVNGSQNYNYQFNTYSFDEMRYVNAFIDYAKYKKSGQRIQKLFMKIPFALSIIKTDSLRGIIPVESNLASTYRIEVSDYFGNLSAITVPIEYDVETPVINAEPVASKYFIKTNKDYNFEKDNMSVFFSAGTFYDDFNLNFDVKNNRIYIHDDVVPVHSNFTITIKDSTYSEALRDKVFIGRSGSYIATTRKNDVFTAKSKTLGQFGLVLDTIAPIIKIAKPIQDKWISDIKTIQFTISDSLSGIKSYNGYLNGNWVLFEYDNKTKKITHKFDDTLLAEGANDLKIEVIDNVGNSAIFETHFFRSQQK; encoded by the coding sequence ATGAGATTTTCAGTACTTACCCTGTTATTTTGCCAGTTTATTTTTGCTCAGGCTCAATATCCTAAAGATTATTTTGCTCCGCCACTAGATATTCCGATGCAGTTATCGGGGAATTTTGGTGAGTTGAGGCCGAATCATTTTCACGCGGGTTTCGATTTAAAAACCAGTCAAAGGGAAGGATTAAATGTTTACGCAGTAGCAGATGGATATGTATCAAGAATAAAAATTTCGACTTTTGGTAACGGTAAATGTATTTACATAACGCATCCAAATGGCTTTACTTCGGTATACGGACATTTGCAAACTACAATTGGTGCAATTCAGGATTATGTTCTGCAAACACATTATAAAGAAAAAGCATTCGAAATTGAAATGTTCCCAAAACCTGGCGAATTGCCTGTTACAAAAGGACAGTTAATTGCGCTTTCCGGTAATACAGGTTCGTCTGAAGGCCCGCACCTTCATTTTGAAATAAGAGATACAAAATCGGAGTTTGTGATTAATCCGATGTTTTTTGGATTTGATAAAAATATAAAAGACACTAAAAAACCAACGATTTTGAGTTTATATGTCTATCCAATGGATAACACAACGGTTAATCAATCGAAGCAGCCTTTATTATTAAATCTCTCCCTTCAAAAAGACGGAACCTACCTGGCAAGTAAGGTAAAAGCAAATGGGAAAATTGGCTTCGGAATTAATACGGTTGATTTCGATGATGTCTCGGGAAATAAAAATGGAGTTTTTAACGTATCGACTTTCGTTAACGGAAGTCAAAATTACAATTACCAGTTCAACACCTATTCGTTTGATGAAATGCGTTATGTAAATGCGTTCATTGATTATGCTAAATATAAAAAATCAGGACAACGCATTCAAAAGCTTTTTATGAAAATACCTTTTGCGTTGAGTATTATAAAAACGGATTCGCTTCGGGGTATTATTCCGGTCGAGTCGAATTTGGCCTCAACTTATCGAATTGAAGTTTCAGATTATTTTGGGAATTTAAGTGCAATTACGGTTCCAATTGAGTATGATGTCGAAACGCCGGTTATAAATGCAGAACCAGTAGCTTCTAAATATTTCATAAAGACCAATAAAGATTATAATTTTGAAAAAGATAATATGTCGGTGTTTTTTTCGGCAGGAACATTTTACGATGATTTTAATTTGAATTTTGATGTAAAAAACAACCGAATCTACATTCATGATGATGTTGTTCCTGTTCATTCCAATTTTACGATTACAATAAAAGACAGTACCTATTCAGAAGCCCTAAGAGATAAAGTTTTTATAGGAAGAAGCGGTAGTTATATTGCAACAACAAGAAAAAATGATGTTTTTACAGCTAAATCTAAAACTTTAGGACAATTTGGATTGGTGCTCGATACAATCGCTCCAATTATTAAAATTGCAAAGCCAATTCAGGATAAATGGATCAGCGATATCAAAACAATTCAGTTTACAATAAGCGATAGTTTGTCTGGAATTAAATCTTACAACGGATATTTAAACGGAAACTGGGTTTTATTTGAATATGATAATAAAACCAAAAAAATTACGCACAAGTTTGATGATACCTTATTAGCTGAAGGAGCAAATGATTTAAAAATTGAAGTGATTGATAATGTGGGTAATTCTGCTATCTTTGAAACTCACTTTTTTAGAAGTCAACAAAAATAA